The genomic region GCCACCTGGGCGGTGGAGTCATCAGCGGGGGATACGGATATGGCGGCGGATACGGCGGCTTAGGTATGAACAGTACCAGCTACtggaatttttttttactagctgatgcccgcgaattaggttttttaaaaatcccgtgggaactctttgattttccgggattaaaagtagcctatgtcactctgcaggtcttagactatatccatgcaaaaaatcacgtctattcgtttcaccgttgcgacgtgattgaaggacaaaccaacaaaccgacaaaccaataaaccaacaaacaaacacactttcgcatttataataagggtactgatgtgcaCTAAACTTTTGGGCTGAGCAAAGTCTAGCAGAAGCGCAGTCAGCTCTTATAGTAACttaaaaaaacttgaataaataaactaaaacacTAGGACACAAAatttacatcagtacccttattataaatgcgaaagtatgtttgtttattggtttgttggtttgtccttcaatcacgtcgcaacggtgcaacggatagacgttaGATTGTAAGAGTATAGAAGaagccctggagagtgacctactttttatcccgtaaaatcaaagagttcccgcgggatttttaaaaaacctaattataTGTACATCATTTCAATGTATATATTATGTTCTAAACCAAATCCTTTGACTTGAACAGGAGGACTTGGCAGTGGGCTGGCGCTATCGTCGGGCGCAGTGGGGATCGGCGGAGTTGGCACTCTGGTGGGCGCTGACGTCCACACGACTGTCACCAAGCACATAGGAGTGCCCGTACCAGCTCCGTACCCTGTCGCTGTCGACAGACCTGTACCAGTACCGTACAAGGTAAATCTTCATCACCATCAGTACCAACTGATACTGCCTCGttagagcggtgatagcctagtggagaAGACGCCCGCGTTCTTTCCGGAATATTCGATCCCAGGGACGCACCACTAACTGtttgaagttatgtgcgtttttaaaacaactGAATATGACATCTTGAGGAGACCTACATgccttgcaccgcctgaatccccTGTGACTCGTGTGATGTCGTctgcccacctagtggggagtcttccaacgctgcgctttccggtgtgaggttgTCATTCTATAACACCTcatcgtctatcggtttttcgaactatatgccGTGTCCATAGTCATTGCCATTGTTTGTTATTGCTGAACATTAGGGTCACAAATCCCAGGGTGCTGAAAATACAACTTCATGGCGGAAAACCCAGCATTAAGagaccctcactaggtggacgggcgATCTCAAGCGAGTCGCTGGGAGGCGCTAGACTCAAGCGTCAAAAACCATGTGCTGTGGAACTCgttgcaagagacctatgtgcaaCAGTGGAAGTCATCAATCAATTGAAATGATGACCAAGAAAGACTAGAGTTGGTAGTCAGCGCGCTAAATCACGACTTTTCGAAAACTACCTACGCTTCTACTAAGTACATTCGCATTATAAAACTTGCAGATAAATGTTTCTTATGTTAGGTAATTTTCTTCCACTAGCAGTATAGGTACAATTTACAAATTAAGATTTGTTGTGGTCTGACTTTTTGGATTGATCCACTGAATATCAGAAGATTTATTATGGTTTCTTgagaaaaaaaatgaataattttatttcaatacaattATATTACAGGTAGCAGTCCCATACCCCGTGGACAGACCCTACGCCGTGCCAGTCCCAAGGCCTTACCCGGTGACAGTTGAGAGACACGTCGCTGTCCCAGTCGACAGGCCCGTGCCAGTGCCAGTCCCACACGCAGTGCCAGTCCCTATTGTTAAACAGGTCAGTTTAGTCTCAATTTGCCAGTCTCAATGACAGTTGTTGAGAAGTACCAGTTAACCGAGTGCCAGttccaattttaaaataacgttTTAAAGCCCTAATAGATTGAGTCCACTGTATTCAATCTATAGTGGAATACGGTAGAAACACTTACAGCGATACCCCAAAACAATAGGTAACTTCCAGGTGAAGTGGCAGAGCGCAGGttatgtctgtcgcagaacctcGACGACCGTTCAGGCAGACAATTATGACTGTAAAAGTGTCTAACACACTTTTCATGCTTGTGAAAGAAAAAAtgttcttaatttttttctgatGTTCTAAGATGTTTCTATCTCACACCAAATAGAATGTTagctttttatttcataaattaatatttgaggctatttgactaaaataaacaaaatacaaattCTTCATTTGactcaaatataaatataaaaaaatatatgtcttgatttgaataaattcagtataaatatttttacaagtcaTGATACCAAAATCATAACGTCTATAAATAAGAACTTTTGGCGGTATTAACGCCCAGTCTTGCTCTGTCAGTATTGACGCGTTTTTAATATCGGTCCACGACCGTAAATTTACGAATTACCTAATAAAGTGAATAATCAATAATTGCTAAACAAGTAAACGAAATAAAGTCACGGTAAATAACTAATAGTGCTCGAGAGAAATAAACGTTTTGCTAAACGGGCTATGTATGTCTATCATTTCATCGAGGAACCTGGCTACGATGTTACAAGAAGTAGATACTTTCATGAATTTAAGAAGatatagaaaatagaaataaagaataaatatgTAACGTAAGAGCAACGACCACACCAGAATATCCAAAAGTCTTAAATTATCAAAGGCAATCTTTTTCTCTAAGCCAAAAAACTAAAGAATGTTTTGTCCTTTCAGGTTGGTGTACCCGTACCAGCACCGTACCCTGTACCCGTAGCGAGACCAGTTGCCGTACCCGTCGCACAACCAGTCCCAGTTTCAGTTGGAGTCGTCAAATCAGTCATCGGCCCTGGAATTTCATCAGGTATCATCGGCTCAGGATACTACGGCGGTGGATACCTCGGTGGTGGAATCCACGGGGGTGGAATTGGTGGTGGAATCCACGGGGGTGGAATTGGTCATGGAATTCACGGTGGACACTTGCACTCCAAAATCTGGTAGACGATTGAATAGGACAAGGTATTTGAGGATATGATGATTTACCAATTTGTATTAGGTTTTTACGCAAACCGATTTTTGAACGACTCCCAAAAAGGAGGAGATTTTGATGAGGGAAACTTGttgttattggctgaatttaagCCCCGCCTTACTAAAACTGTATTATAGCCAATGGGGGTAAAGTAATGGTCAGTCTAAAGAATTGCGACAGTCGCAATGATAAAGTTTGGCTGTAAGGGTGCGTTTAGATGATCTATCAACATTttcataaatgtaaaaaataattctCGGAAACTAGGTTTTTGAACAGTGTTTTTTTTGGTATTTGAATGGAGTTTTTTTGCGTAAGGCTTGGTATAGTCGCGTCTGATTGGTGTTTTGTGATTTAGTGTAAATTAGTTTTAGTGTGCGTATAGTATTGTATTTGGAGCCTTAAGTCTTAAGAGAAGGGGTGATGTGCAATGACGTATAGAGGCTATGTTTATGAGTTATACAATTTTTGAAACCTTTTATAAAGATCTATACTTATACAATTATGAAAAATATCAATTGCAATATCAGTATTTTCCTATGGCTTAAAAAACAAAAGTATTTTTACGTcgatacatttttgaaaattacatGAAAAAGGCATTCAAAATGTTTttcaacttatttttttaatatagataTGTAATTAGAAAACGATTTTCAAGCTAATTCAgctaataaaattaacattaataagcaacattttatttacaatagaAAACTTTGACGAGTAATTCTATATACTTATtagtttttgtaatttgtaattttattagatatttacgtatttttgtatatatttatgATTCATTCATTTGATCTCCTCAAGTGTAACAGCCATAGAGGCAAGGCTTCAAAAGTGTGTAGGTACCTGGTTTTGTAGTTTTGTATATAGAATTTCCTGAATTAGTTTATAAGTTTTGATACATCGAGTTTATTTCGTCTGCAGTCGACTAAATACTATTGATAGAGGGACCTTTATTTTGCTAATAAAATGTACTTATGAATTAATATCTACTTTTTTATTCCATACCACAAAATTTTCATCACCTTAGTTGGAAATTGCTGAATGTTTTCCTTTTAAGTATGACCCCATTCAAAAACTTACGTAGGCATCTTTAAAGACCTGCTAAGTTCACTCATGAAAATGCAAAATGTTAGTAAGTACTTAACTTAAATGAAGTTTAAGAGGTATACCAAATATAACCTCCTACCTGCAAACTTACAAACCAAActtctctttataatatcagtgtagattagtaggtacctatagatatcGGAAAAATCAACATTAGTTTTGAgtagttgaaatttgtgtagtccacgcggacgaagtcgcgggaataagctggtAATTCTCATTACAAACTATATCACTCGTAGACTATAACACTAGTTACCTAATCACATGAGAACAAGTTTCAAGAATAATACGAGTATGCCGGAACATGGTGTTATGGTACAAACTACATAAACTGTAACACATGTACATTACATCCTACTTCTGGAAAGTTGCTCTAGTATATGGCTGGGGTGTCTTGTGTAATACACTggtttattttataacataCCCGTTGGAGATCAGCCTATTGCCCTATATCAGATATCAAAGGGATTTATGAAGAAAGTATATtgcatatataaatatattacagAGTAGGTACCGAGccaaatgaattattattatgtacctactagctgccccgacgaacttcgtatcgcctaacagtcgattcaattttttttaatttttctctccgtaagaaccatccccgtatttcaaggaatattataaaaaagaatcagcgaaatcggttcagctgttctcgagatttgcgatcagaaacacatttagcgattcatttttatatatagagatatggTAAGTATAAggtgtgataacctagtggttaggatgtctggggtcgggggttcgattcatttgtccaggataaaaagaagaacgtgattgaaggacaaatcaataaaccaacacactttcccatttataaattactagcttatgctcgcgacttcgtccgcgtggactacaaaatttcaaacccctatttcacccccttaggagttgaattttcaaaaatcctttcttagcggatgcctacgtcataatagctatctgcatgccgaatttcagcccgatccgtccagtagtttgagctgtgcgttgatagatcagtcagtcagtcagtcagtcagtcaccttttccttttatatatatagataacatcggtagtacctactaatatagaCTAAGAATTATTGCTGTCCTACTTTAATAAGCGCCTACAAAcctcctacataatattttattgtagtcAAGTCAACATAATAGGGCTACTAAACCCTCGATCACGTTTACGCAACTCAAGTAGGTAAAGCAGTTAACAGTAGGGACCTACTTATAGCTGATATGGGTTCCGTGTTCCACGCCCAGGTCACGTCGGAGGTTGCGCAATGTGGCTTTATTGTGGACTACTGTGATTAAGGTATGGCTTGATTACCATGGATTACCAATGGTGATTACCTATACAGTGTCAGTGGAGTGATGTTCGGTCTTGACTCTCTTGATACGTGGTTACTAGGTAACTAACCGGGTACCGGCATAGCTCAGGTTTCGAAGCTaaggtggcaatgggcagggcatagtttgaaaaaccgatagtctttggggtcccaagcagtggcgtgcacttcAAACATGCAATTTCAAatattcattttgtattttatagcttaggtatatttttcatatttaggttaggttattttaatgtacctacgacttgttttatttaatgcTCGTTGTAACGGTCCGTAGTTAGAGTTATACGGGACCTGTAAAACTCGATaacattttgtataattttaagtgtgtaattctgtgggcTGTTCttggacaaataaaataaaaataaaaatgcataaaaGCATTTCattttcgacaatttgcacgatatcttgcttcgaaaattgaaaatactaaatatgaattcatgaccacaatttttttttttttgtgtgatgtaaccacaaattcacggttttcagatttttccccgaatgtcagctataagacctatatatacctatctgccaaatttcatgattccaggtcaacgggaagtaacctgtaggtttcttgacagaccgacacacagacagacagacaaacagacagacaacaaagtgatcctataagggttccgtttttccttttgaggtacggaaccgtaaaagtTCCTATGTATCTACCTGTCTAATCTAGAGTCCAATTATATTCGTCAATAATCCTGTGCACGTCATTGGTCCCAAGCAAGATTGGTAACcgcgcaccggaaagcgcagcgttggaagatcaaacgagtcgcaggacgccgctggatacaggcggcgcaagaacaTTGCGTGTGGAaggccctacaagagacctatacccAGCAGTgcaagtctatcggttgacgatgtaACCTAAATATTAACGCAAtaacataaaactttttaatttaattgcttaaaacgcatatatctctgaaaagttaaaggtgatCGAACCGGCGACcacccgaaaagaaggcggcgtcctaaccactatgccTCACCACTATCAAACGCGTATACAGTGGGCGCTTTTTTCAGCTCATTGCTAGTGGCGCCACGCCCGTGGTACTTTTGACACTGACTCTTTGGCTGCCGCTAACATAAAATATAGGACTGTTTACATAGACTGTTTATTATTACTACAGTACGAGATTACGTACCTACCTCGCGCAAACGCCGACATCGACTGTCACCTGTGTTAAGTTACAGTTCTACCATCAAAACCTAGATGTCGCTAATCGGTGTACTCGGTGACCGTATGTACATAATTGTATAATACATATGTATTTCATGACGTAACCCATTTCATGTTAACTTACATGTCGTTATGGATTTGGCTATTCCATTAGGTGTTATCATAGATTTAACGTATTGGGGTTAAttgataacaataataatatgagcgtCACCAGGAATTATAAACGGGGTGGGTTTTTCGTTAAATCACATAAATATCATTTTAACTCACTCATCCTTTTatcaatcatttttagggttccgtacacgaagcGACGGAACCCGAAAAATGGTTCCCTACCCTGTGCTGTCCGTTTGTCTGCCAGTGGGCTGTAgctcatgaaccataataggtagaaagctgaaagtctgccaatcacatgtacttatttaaacttTCCATAACAGATTctagaaatttaaagaaaaaaagaaagatttCTAGAATTTATCACTAAGTaacagtattataaatgcgaaagtgtgtttgtttgttggtttattggtttctaggtttgtccttcaatcacgcctgACCTGAtattttgggttccgtacctaaaagagaaaaaggaacccttataatatgtgatcactttgttgtctttctgtcggcctgtcgtgtctgtcaagaaaacctgttgggtacttcgcgttgacctagaatcatgaaatttcgcaggtaggtaggtcttatagcataagtaaaggaatcaatctgaaaaccgtaaaattGTGGTTCCATGACAGAagaaaatcgcgggcatcagctagtaaaaagtCCCCAAATTGCGCCTGTAAAACCCAGAATATCCCccttatcactgcgccagggaggtcgtcatattTTATTCCATGGTGAAGCGCGATTTCGGGGGGTCGTGCCCCACTACCCCGACCAAGTCCGCCCACCGCTAAGTAACTAGAACTAGATTATAATCTAGCACCTAAATTATAGGCGTCCGCTCGCACGACACGTTAGCATGCCACCTGCAGTCAATACACATGCATCTTTAATTTGTATCGATCGCTCTATTAGGTTGGCATTTACAGCTTTTTACATGTCCGAGGAAAAATattacagtgcgcggcagaaagtaatgtacatcggcctttacaatgacatttcggttttgtaaagtattgtctctgtcactcataccgttACTCATAcgttacttcaccgttaaagcaagtgatatttaattataactcagaaaagttagaggtgagtgcccgggatcgaacccccgacctccgattagaacgGACGTTTTAACctcaaggctatcacagcttacctataaatagattgatttattaatttagacCTTGCATTAGACGGTGACTATAATAATAGATACAATACTTATCGCTGACTATAAAGGCTTATATACATTCTGCAAAGTGTTTACTAGGGAGTAGCGACTCGATGCTAATCTAAATAATagatcaccttttccttttatatgtaaaaaggaaaaggtgatctCTTAATaacgcagctcaaactaccggacggatcgggctgggcatgctattatgacctaggaaTCCgattagaaaggatttttgaaaattcaacccctaagggagtgaaataggggtttgaaatttgtgtagtccacgcggacgaagtcgcgagcgtaagctagttgtATATACTCCCTAACTAAATTCGCTCGCAGTTTTACTTTGAACACCTATGTCTTGATATGCCGAGTTCAGCCTACATTCTCTTTGGAGCTAGTCTATGATGTCCGTATATAAACGATCGCAGACTCGCAAAAACTCATCTAGATTATGCGTGTTTTACTAACTAGGTGAACCTCTCGATTTTTTGCCGGCCTTAAAGTAAAGTATCTACCGACGCCAGATTTGTATGCagcttaaaaaaatatgaacctTTCCCAAAAGGGAGATGCTATAAATTTTGTTCTGCCAAGATACCGGACCAAAGGGTCTAAAAAATAATGGAACGGGTATCGAACTGGGGAAAATACGTGTGAACTGTAATTGACTCATTTTTCTATTTTCACTATTGCAGGCTAGGCAAGAGCGGCAGACCCAATGCAAACAGGGAGAAACACCCGGAGTTCAGGTAGTGGAGTCGAAATCATAGGGCGCCCTCTCTTGTACAATTGCATAGAAGTGAAAAAGACGCACTACTATTGTGATCGCCAGTGGGTGTCACCATTCCTTAAAAACTTAAGGGTGTATTTATATTGCTCACTATAAAACACCTTAAAGATTGCTAGATTTTGCcctatataaaattaataatgaaaTGTGTTATTCGTAGAGTTATTGTAAGCAACACACTGGACTATAAAACATAGGATGTTAAGAAACTAAACCAACAATGCGTTGCCAGtctttcaagaatttgttgaactaccccttgaataaccctatgttgAAATCAAGTGGGAACACCGTCGAATGAAGTTGGTCCGATAGTTTGCATGTACGTAGAAAAATatcaacgggcggtcgaagtacaccaggcacccaggttgtgagggtgaaattgcttacgctTTCCCTGGCATAAATTGCAGGAATTTTTATTTTGgaggaaataataaaatatgtctacTCATAGGCGTCTTGCTTGACGGTATGCAGGTCTTATCCGGCGGGGCGCTGATTGATCGTGATTATTGATTAGATAGATCCGAGAGATAGATGATATTAGGTTACCCACTTATTAGAGATTCAATTAATCTTGCATGTATGGTGATAAGCCTTTTTTAGCCAAAAAAAACAACACCTATTATGTAAAACCAGAGCTCTTAATATGGCCCGCCCAGGGtcctacttatttttagggttctgtactacaaaaggaaaaaagaaatcctataggatcactttttgtccgtcgtgtctgtcaggaaaatctatagggtacttcccgttgacttagaatcacgaaattaggtaggtaggcaggtcttatagcaccgGCGgtggcgtggtggactatgactaatcccttctcattctgagaggaaacccatgccgaggtagtgagccggcgatggctcATTATGATGATTAGGAATAATTGTTCTTAGCCAGAGCTTTTTAATCGTCGAATagaaggaggaggttctcaggTCTGCTTCTATGGGCGTCCTTTCAGAAGTGATGTGATGTAAACCATTTTAGGTAAAAGTGGCGTATCTAAATACCTAAACCTATTATTGGCTTATCAATTttagctgttggttttccaaataaaacaaaataaaaataaaataaaataaagtgcgaaaatcaacaaataaaaagttttttatgaatcattttGATGGAAAACTATTctatttataaatacctacttataagtacATACAACATCCGCTTAGTCTAGAGTTCTATTTATAAGCACAGACATGGACATAGAACGCTAGATAAGGAGTGCTATACAAaattacagttattttttgtgccaatCAATTAATGAGCTTCGTGTTGACACTGTACTAACAGATGTTTCTTATTCGAGTAGGTACGCTCATAttatgacgctcactgctgctgcCAAAATGGCAATAaccaagttgcttcaaaaacaggtcggaaACTCCAGCGTACttttattagtagaggtcagtgtttATAAGACATTTTGCAAAAGTTTTGCGAAACCCACCACCGCATATTAGCAACGAGACGGACGACATAAATTGAGCTAACGAGATCAAACGGCAGTTGCCAAACTGCatttatatgaaaatatatCAACATTTCTACTAAATGAACTTACCTTATCGGCGCAATTATATTTCTGCCTATAACTTCTAGCGATCTATTTTGGTAAAGCGTTAATTAATGACAGAAAATAGAAAACACATTTTTGACTGAAAACGTAGACCAGTTCTCCGCTCTATTTACTTTTACTTATCCATTATCAGTTAAAAATGTGCTATTTTTCatctatctagattctaggttcatattttattcaaaaactcAAGTATCACAGAATCAGCAATAGATTagatatactaatattataaatgcgaaagtgtgtctatctgtctgctagcttttcacggcctaacattTTAGTCCGTCAGTgaattccaggttagcccgcttccatcttaaactacatcatcacttaccaccaggtgagattgcagtccagTTCTaagtatctgaataataaaaggTAGACTGACGTCATcgaacgagttgcagggaggcggcgcggcgcaagaccgtgttgTGTGGAAATCCCTAAATATGTCACATacgccactttttatcccaaaaaatcaaaaagttcatacggaaattataaaaaatcgaattgcacgcggacgaagtcgtaggcgtCATCTAgtgttttattaattaagaCATTAAGACATTATCTTTTcataaaaacatgatttttaattATGGTAAGCAATTAGTTTATATCATTCATACTTCGACCCTTAAATGGTATGAATATGCAACGACTAAGtacattttatattaagtagtacttcttatattaagtatggaatttgtatacctaattagatatatttagaatatttgGTGACAGCTTTTTGTACGATAatattttgagtcaccaaccaatccaCCTAAGTCAAGGCCGTCGTTTCTGCGACAGAGATGACCTGCCCACCGTCACTTTAGCTTACTAATCCTTCGAGCTATGTCAGTGACTTTTGTTAGGTTACTTTAAGACCTATAATTGAATAGCGGTGATAGTCGGCCTCTTAGTCGGAAGGTTTAGGGTTCGTGaaagggcacgcacctctaacgttCCGGAGTAAtgggcgttttaagcaattaaatatcaaaacatcgtgaggtaacctgcatgactgagacTTTTccgtaatattctcaaaggtgtgtgaagtctgccaatacgcacctggcca from Maniola hyperantus chromosome 16, iAphHyp1.2, whole genome shotgun sequence harbors:
- the LOC117989744 gene encoding cuticle protein 64-like: MKAFISLLFVAASVLGAPEPSNVAPEGSKVIQKRSGLVGHYGGAVLGHGVGLGHLGGGVISGGYGYGGGYGGLGGLGSGLALSSGAVGIGGVGTLVGADVHTTVTKHIGVPVPAPYPVAVDRPVPVPYKVAVPYPVDRPYAVPVPRPYPVTVERHVAVPVDRPVPVPVPHAVPVPIVKQVGVPVPAPYPVPVARPVAVPVAQPVPVSVGVVKSVIGPGISSGIIGSGYYGGGYLGGGIHGGGIGGGIHGGGIGHGIHGGHLHSKIW